A stretch of the Planktothricoides raciborskii GIHE-MW2 genome encodes the following:
- a CDS encoding helix-turn-helix domain-containing protein produces MIQWRLRHIMADQMLTNKELAERLGKHPNSIGNLKNTDSMPRIDGETLNSLCLALRVTPSDLIRFVPDNDAA; encoded by the coding sequence ATGATCCAGTGGCGATTACGGCACATAATGGCGGATCAGATGTTAACCAACAAAGAACTAGCGGAAAGGCTAGGCAAGCATCCCAACTCTATCGGGAACCTTAAAAACACTGACAGTATGCCTCGCATTGATGGGGAAACCTTAAACAGCTTATGTCTCGCTTTAAGAGTTACACCCAGTGACCTGATCCGTTTTGTCCCAGATAATGACGCGGCATAA
- a CDS encoding ABC transporter permease: protein MQRYLSILKLFWGAAIAAEMEYRINFILATFTSIGSLGGSIFGLFLFYRTGYTFQGWQWQEALIVLGIFTILQGFSATFLIPNLNRIVDHVQQGTLDFILLKPISSQFWLSTRTISLWGLSDLLFGIIIVGYAGSQLGLSSVNYLLSFIPLLFAVISLYSLWFMLGSTTIWFVKTYNITEVLRGLLEAGRYPMVAYPTAYRVFFTFVVPVAFLTTVPAQAMLNRGEFTWIMGSGVLAITLLCASIAFWRFALRFYTSASS, encoded by the coding sequence ATGCAAAGATATCTATCAATTTTAAAATTATTTTGGGGAGCAGCGATCGCCGCTGAAATGGAATACCGGATAAATTTTATACTGGCTACCTTCACCAGTATCGGCAGCTTAGGGGGCAGTATATTTGGATTATTTTTATTTTATAGAACAGGCTATACTTTCCAAGGTTGGCAATGGCAAGAAGCCTTAATTGTTCTGGGAATTTTTACCATATTGCAAGGATTTTCCGCCACATTTTTGATTCCTAACCTAAATCGCATCGTCGATCATGTGCAACAAGGAACTTTAGATTTTATTTTGCTCAAACCCATTAGTAGTCAATTTTGGCTTTCTACCCGCACCATTTCTCTTTGGGGTTTGTCTGACTTATTATTTGGCATAATTATTGTCGGATACGCTGGCAGTCAACTAGGCTTAAGCAGCGTTAATTACTTGTTAAGTTTTATTCCTTTATTATTTGCCGTCATTAGTCTTTATAGCTTATGGTTTATGCTCGGATCAACAACAATTTGGTTCGTTAAAACCTACAATATTACTGAGGTATTAAGAGGACTCCTGGAAGCCGGAAGATATCCAATGGTGGCTTATCCCACCGCCTATAGAGTTTTCTTTACCTTTGTAGTGCCGGTCGCTTTTTTAACCACAGTACCCGCTCAGGCAATGTTAAACCGTGGAGAATTCACTTGGATCATGGGTTCGGGAGTTTTAGCCATCACTTTGCTATGCGCTTCGATCGCCTTTTGGCGGTTTGCCCTGCGCTTTTATACCAGTGCCTCTAGCTAA
- a CDS encoding response regulator — MYNEIPNNILVLNKKDSVNEKVQSILEANQLTVINIQGFCEAIAYLTEGRSPQPDLVLLDLDLPEVSGAYAVKQLQAIAPDVPIIALVSPQQEEMANGLFSVGLQDYLVKDEINSRALMRVIAGAVSRSRYVKSSERKISNRLEKISAALGNDFFQKSPTGMAILDPVGVIIHVNQALAKMNGRSLQDFLSKKITEIWPEIGIQLMGQFEQVWQTVPSIIAQEFTMNQPGASNLTHQSWSMFPLSDAEGETIAIGCLILDISDRKQAAEAMLHPQRFANEQERRQLRQIVAHAPVAIAILDRELRYLAYSKKWLTTYGLVGQEILGDCHYQIVPDMPDHWQENYQKALAGEIISIPEECWNRANGQKIYLRRAIHPWYSPNGQVGGIVIASDVASATPKRDRIDELVEAREKAIAAVKFKSQFFANISHEIRTPMNGVLAMSDLLLKTPLNGEQLDFVQTLKVTSHHLLTIINDLLDFSKLESAQIRLEMREFDLNECLETVIDLLATQANAKGLQMAVLVDGDVPRQLVGDDLRLRQILTNLIGNALKFTETGEIIVHVERLETLNIKKSPINYPAINSYALNRPITIKFSIKDTGIGISDPDQKKLFQVFSQVHQTSRKYGGTGLGLAICKQFAELMGGEIGVQSQLGEGSTFWFTIKLGLGKTHMDLPHLSYANKSEKIREIEATRKALSGKKILVIDRNATNRTVVILAAKSWGMQVEETDNAVAALTNLCSDSAQQNFYHVVLVDWQMLKLDRDFRAQLMRIKPVLKPTKFVLMTEITETQKAKHLLELAFATYLVKPITESRLKTAMLKVLFSPNESSSQMKEKINLAKNKASDFKILIVEDTLMNQKVIKHQLEMLGYVADFVNNGQEALAQLSEKSYDIIFMDCQMPILDGYETTKAVREREAQHKLPKNIIERTVVIGLTAYGINDECADGSGLTNREKGLAVGMDDFLTKPISLEDLESAIQRWVKPETSPPEIVNNLVNVPECTVEQVYGLESVVNVAHLAKITQANIELQQELLGLFIQQAETNLQKAQAALETGDIQTLCRNAHQLKGASANVAVIGMPELAAELERQANANNLKEAIALIGELKQKLDQLKNAMLHSGSFKGITASENLNHFTQTAMIAQNSPVKQVNPDSRAIAVDSHRLSAQIPIDFARLHKISGSNHFFEKKLLETFVQQTDTYLEEAMTALTDQNYFHLAHKMQQIKGTSQNVGILIIPEITSKIEAEITQNNFTSIAETMKQLQNIYQAVKEFIAADR; from the coding sequence ATGTATAATGAAATACCAAATAATATTCTGGTTTTAAATAAAAAAGATTCAGTGAATGAAAAAGTCCAAAGTATTTTAGAAGCTAATCAATTAACTGTGATAAATATCCAGGGGTTTTGTGAAGCGATCGCCTATTTGACTGAAGGCAGATCCCCACAACCGGATTTGGTGCTGCTTGACCTGGATCTGCCAGAAGTTTCCGGGGCATATGCGGTGAAACAATTACAAGCGATCGCCCCTGATGTGCCGATTATAGCACTGGTGAGTCCGCAGCAGGAAGAAATGGCGAACGGGCTATTTTCTGTGGGACTGCAAGACTACTTGGTAAAAGACGAAATCAACAGTCGGGCATTGATGCGAGTAATTGCCGGGGCAGTTTCCCGGAGTCGCTATGTTAAATCATCTGAACGTAAGATAAGCAATCGATTAGAAAAAATAAGTGCAGCACTGGGAAATGATTTTTTCCAAAAGTCGCCGACGGGGATGGCAATTTTAGATCCCGTGGGGGTAATTATCCACGTTAATCAAGCTTTAGCCAAGATGAATGGGCGATCGCTTCAGGATTTTTTGAGCAAAAAAATTACAGAAATATGGCCAGAAATCGGCATTCAATTGATGGGACAGTTTGAACAAGTTTGGCAAACTGTCCCATCAATTATCGCTCAGGAATTTACCATGAATCAACCAGGAGCGTCGAACTTGACTCATCAATCATGGTCGATGTTTCCTCTGTCTGATGCTGAGGGAGAAACTATCGCGATTGGCTGCTTAATTCTGGATATCAGCGATCGCAAACAAGCGGCTGAAGCGATGTTGCATCCGCAACGCTTCGCGAACGAACAAGAACGCCGGCAACTCAGACAAATTGTCGCCCATGCGCCAGTAGCGATCGCTATTTTAGATCGAGAACTGCGCTACTTGGCTTACAGTAAAAAATGGCTGACCACTTATGGCTTAGTCGGTCAAGAAATTTTGGGCGATTGCCACTATCAAATAGTACCAGATATGCCCGATCACTGGCAAGAAAATTATCAAAAAGCATTGGCTGGAGAAATCATTTCTATTCCCGAAGAATGCTGGAATCGGGCAAACGGCCAGAAAATTTATTTGCGTCGGGCAATTCATCCTTGGTACAGTCCCAATGGTCAAGTGGGGGGGATTGTCATTGCCAGCGATGTTGCATCCGCAACGCCGAAGCGCGATCGCATCGATGAATTAGTTGAAGCCAGAGAAAAAGCGATCGCTGCTGTTAAATTTAAATCCCAATTTTTTGCCAACATCAGTCACGAAATCCGCACTCCCATGAATGGGGTATTAGCCATGAGTGACTTACTCTTGAAAACGCCATTAAATGGGGAACAACTTGATTTTGTTCAAACCTTAAAAGTGACAAGTCATCACTTACTGACAATTATTAATGACTTACTAGATTTTTCTAAACTAGAATCCGCCCAAATTCGGCTAGAAATGCGAGAGTTTGACTTAAATGAATGCCTGGAAACTGTCATAGATTTACTGGCAACTCAAGCCAATGCCAAAGGGTTACAAATGGCCGTCCTAGTTGATGGGGATGTTCCCCGGCAACTGGTTGGGGATGATTTGCGCTTAAGGCAAATTCTGACAAACTTAATTGGCAATGCCTTAAAATTTACCGAAACCGGAGAAATCATTGTTCATGTTGAGCGGCTAGAAACTTTAAATATAAAAAAATCTCCAATAAATTATCCTGCCATCAATAGTTATGCTCTAAATAGACCGATTACCATAAAATTTTCAATTAAAGATACAGGAATTGGAATTTCCGATCCCGATCAAAAGAAACTATTCCAAGTTTTCTCCCAAGTGCATCAAACTTCGAGAAAATATGGAGGCACGGGCTTAGGATTAGCAATTTGTAAACAATTCGCGGAATTAATGGGAGGTGAAATCGGGGTACAAAGCCAATTGGGTGAGGGTTCTACTTTTTGGTTTACCATTAAACTAGGTTTGGGAAAAACCCATATGGATCTGCCTCATCTAAGTTATGCCAATAAATCAGAAAAAATCCGAGAAATTGAGGCGACAAGAAAAGCCCTGTCTGGAAAAAAAATCTTGGTCATCGATCGAAATGCCACGAATCGCACCGTAGTGATTTTAGCAGCCAAAAGTTGGGGAATGCAAGTAGAAGAAACAGATAATGCTGTGGCGGCTTTAACTAATTTATGTTCAGACAGCGCTCAACAAAATTTTTATCATGTTGTTTTAGTGGATTGGCAAATGCTGAAATTAGACCGAGATTTTCGCGCTCAATTAATGCGGATTAAACCCGTGCTTAAGCCAACTAAATTCGTTTTAATGACTGAAATCACGGAAACGCAAAAAGCTAAACATTTGCTTGAGTTAGCCTTTGCGACTTACTTGGTCAAACCCATTACCGAAAGTCGATTAAAAACCGCTATGTTAAAAGTCCTATTTTCTCCTAATGAATCCTCTAGTCAAATGAAGGAAAAAATCAATCTTGCTAAAAATAAAGCATCGGATTTTAAAATTTTGATTGTAGAAGATACCCTAATGAATCAAAAAGTGATTAAACATCAGTTAGAAATGCTGGGTTATGTGGCTGATTTTGTGAACAATGGTCAAGAAGCGTTAGCGCAATTATCAGAAAAATCTTACGATATTATTTTCATGGATTGTCAAATGCCCATATTGGATGGATATGAAACAACTAAAGCTGTGAGAGAACGGGAAGCACAACATAAATTGCCGAAAAATATCATCGAAAGAACTGTGGTTATTGGGTTAACCGCTTATGGAATTAATGATGAATGTGCGGACGGAAGTGGTTTGACAAATCGAGAAAAAGGTTTGGCGGTGGGTATGGATGATTTTTTAACCAAACCCATCTCCCTGGAAGATTTAGAATCGGCTATTCAGCGATGGGTTAAACCTGAAACTTCACCCCCAGAAATTGTCAATAATTTAGTAAATGTGCCTGAATGTACTGTGGAGCAAGTTTATGGCCTTGAGTCCGTAGTAAATGTGGCTCATTTGGCCAAAATTACCCAGGCTAATATTGAGTTACAACAAGAGTTGCTAGGACTATTTATTCAACAGGCTGAAACGAATTTGCAAAAGGCACAAGCAGCTTTAGAAACTGGGGATATTCAAACTTTATGCCGCAACGCACATCAATTAAAAGGGGCGAGTGCCAATGTCGCAGTGATTGGGATGCCAGAGTTGGCGGCAGAATTGGAACGTCAAGCTAACGCTAATAATTTAAAAGAAGCGATCGCCCTTATTGGTGAACTAAAACAAAAACTGGATCAGTTAAAAAATGCGATGCTGCACAGCGGATCTTTTAAGGGAATCACCGCTTCAGAAAATTTGAACCATTTCACCCAGACTGCTATGATTGCTCAGAACAGTCCGGTCAAACAGGTGAATCCTGATTCACGGGCGATCGCCGTTGATTCACACCGATTATCGGCACAAATTCCCATTGATTTTGCTCGACTACACAAAATCTCTGGAAGCAATCATTTTTTTGAAAAAAAACTGTTAGAAACCTTTGTCCAACAAACCGACACCTATCTAGAAGAAGCCATGACCGCCCTCACGGATCAAAATTACTTTCATCTGGCTCACAAAATGCAGCAAATTAAAGGAACAAGTCAAAATGTGGGGATTCTTATCATCCCAGAAATTACCAGTAAAATCGAAGCAGAAATCACTCAAAACAATTTCACCTCGATCGCAGAAACCATGAAACAATTACAAAATATTTATCAGGCTGTTAAGGAGTTTATTGCCGCCGATCGGTGA
- a CDS encoding hydrogenase maturation protease: protein MIPNQEKNTQPSVLVIGYGNTLRSDDGVGQQVATLVEEWKLPYIRSYAVHQLTPELAAELATVQRAIFIDAYPESTTVEVYPLTDEVPETTNCLGHTSNPRSLLTLAKQVYGVAPAAWWVLIPAVNFDFGEQFSPTTQAAIAVALEKIKQLVSEF, encoded by the coding sequence ATGATTCCCAATCAAGAAAAAAACACCCAGCCATCAGTATTAGTGATTGGATATGGAAATACCCTCCGCAGTGATGATGGGGTGGGGCAACAGGTTGCCACTCTGGTCGAGGAGTGGAAATTGCCATATATCCGCAGTTATGCGGTCCACCAGTTAACTCCAGAATTGGCGGCAGAACTAGCTACCGTCCAGCGAGCCATTTTTATCGATGCCTACCCAGAGTCTACAACGGTGGAAGTTTATCCCCTGACCGATGAAGTCCCAGAAACGACCAATTGTTTGGGACATACCAGTAATCCGCGATCGCTCCTCACCTTAGCCAAACAGGTTTATGGGGTCGCCCCGGCTGCTTGGTGGGTACTCATTCCAGCGGTTAACTTCGACTTTGGCGAACAATTTTCCCCCACCACCCAAGCGGCGATCGCGGTTGCTTTAGAAAAAATTAAACAATTAGTCAGCGAATTTTGA
- the hypA gene encoding hydrogenase maturation nickel metallochaperone HypA, with translation MHEVSLMEQTLEIALENARQQGANKINRLKMRIGEMSGVVPEALEFAFDVVTQGTIAHGAILEIESVPVVCYCSHCQREFSPPDVFYQCPTCEQFSQKMISGKEIELTSLELSDFV, from the coding sequence ATGCATGAAGTCAGTTTAATGGAACAAACCCTAGAAATTGCCCTAGAAAATGCTCGTCAGCAAGGAGCAAACAAAATCAATCGCTTAAAAATGCGGATTGGTGAAATGTCTGGGGTGGTTCCCGAAGCCTTAGAGTTTGCCTTTGATGTGGTGACACAAGGCACGATCGCCCACGGAGCAATTCTAGAAATAGAATCAGTCCCCGTTGTTTGTTATTGCTCTCACTGTCAGCGGGAATTTTCCCCACCTGATGTATTTTATCAATGTCCAACTTGTGAACAATTCAGTCAAAAAATGATTTCGGGAAAAGAAATTGAATTAACTTCTCTAGAATTATCGGACTTTGTTTGA
- the hypB gene encoding hydrogenase nickel incorporation protein HypB translates to MCKDCGCSKTPGEIGIHSHFHHDHDHDHDHDHNHDHDHNHDHDHDHNHDHDYDHHHDHQHLSGHDHHHPHSQNGQNKGDREAARMRDRIVQISQGILDKNDRLAERNRGYFMAKGLLVLNLLSSPGSGKTSLLERTISDLKNQVKAGVVVGDLETDNDASRLSKTGAPAIQITTGTVCHLEAEMVAKAVKQLDLDALDLLIIENVGNLVCPAAYDLGENMRVVMLSVTEGEDKPLKYPTMFKSADVVIVNKIDIAEVVGFNREKALTNIQKVAPQASIFEVSARTGEGMENWYHCLTEAMSKNQPFLVST, encoded by the coding sequence ATGTGCAAAGATTGCGGATGTAGTAAAACCCCTGGAGAAATTGGAATTCATAGCCATTTTCACCATGACCATGACCATGACCATGACCACGATCATAACCATGACCATGATCATAACCATGATCATGACCATGATCATAACCATGACCATGACTATGACCATCACCACGATCATCAACACCTTTCTGGTCACGATCATCATCATCCCCATTCCCAAAATGGTCAGAATAAAGGCGATCGCGAAGCGGCGCGGATGCGCGATCGCATTGTTCAAATTAGCCAAGGAATTTTGGACAAAAACGATCGCCTTGCGGAACGGAACCGAGGCTATTTTATGGCCAAAGGTTTGCTAGTGTTAAACCTGCTTTCTTCCCCTGGTTCTGGCAAAACTTCCTTGCTAGAACGTACCATTAGTGATTTGAAAAATCAGGTAAAAGCTGGAGTCGTGGTCGGTGATTTAGAAACCGATAATGACGCCTCTCGTCTCAGTAAAACCGGTGCCCCGGCCATCCAAATTACCACCGGAACGGTCTGCCATTTAGAAGCAGAAATGGTCGCCAAGGCAGTCAAACAACTTGACCTGGATGCTTTGGATTTACTAATTATTGAAAATGTGGGCAATTTGGTCTGTCCTGCTGCTTATGACCTAGGCGAAAATATGCGGGTAGTCATGTTATCTGTCACCGAAGGAGAAGATAAACCCCTAAAATATCCGACCATGTTTAAATCCGCTGATGTGGTGATTGTAAACAAAATTGATATTGCCGAAGTGGTGGGATTTAATCGGGAAAAAGCCTTAACCAATATTCAAAAAGTAGCTCCCCAAGCGAGTATTTTTGAAGTATCAGCCCGTACCGGGGAAGGGATGGAAAATTGGTATCATTGCCTGACAGAAGCAATGTCAAAAAATCAGCCATTCCTGGTTTCTACTTAA
- a CDS encoding FxLYD domain-containing protein, producing MNFRAFYGVVMTVAIAIATWFWMPPAWAMTQITLSDLSYKDCPAEFSEGLVTSDGSGNPANCFIITGTAKNPTNKMVYDADVYGRIYDANDNNVLPNRTRVGKIDEVPPGESNFEVRISVPVNNPLPLSLKQFKASGFASAVRIEHF from the coding sequence TTGAATTTTCGGGCTTTTTATGGGGTGGTAATGACCGTAGCGATCGCGATCGCCACTTGGTTTTGGATGCCCCCCGCTTGGGCAATGACCCAAATTACCCTCTCTGACCTATCTTACAAAGACTGTCCGGCAGAATTCTCCGAAGGGCTGGTGACTAGCGATGGTTCTGGCAATCCTGCTAATTGCTTTATTATCACTGGAACCGCCAAAAATCCCACCAATAAAATGGTCTACGATGCGGATGTTTATGGTCGGATTTATGATGCCAATGACAATAACGTGCTGCCGAACCGGACGCGGGTAGGAAAAATTGATGAAGTTCCCCCTGGGGAAAGCAATTTTGAAGTGAGAATTTCTGTGCCGGTAAATAATCCATTACCTTTGAGCTTAAAACAATTCAAAGCCTCTGGTTTTGCCTCTGCGGTGCGAATTGAACACTTTTGA
- a CDS encoding YggT family protein — protein MGIEILTQTIATFLNIYFALLIIRILLSWFPQVNWYDPPFSILSQLTDPYLNIFRSFIPPIGGIDFSAILAILLLQIVADVFASLPAASAF, from the coding sequence ATGGGAATAGAGATACTCACCCAGACCATAGCCACTTTTCTGAACATCTATTTTGCCCTGTTGATCATCAGGATTCTCTTAAGCTGGTTTCCTCAAGTCAACTGGTACGATCCACCGTTTTCGATTCTCAGTCAGCTAACTGATCCTTATCTGAATATTTTCCGTTCTTTCATTCCCCCAATCGGTGGCATTGACTTTTCCGCAATTTTGGCTATTTTGCTCTTGCAAATTGTGGCTGATGTATTTGCTAGTTTACCAGCAGCAAGTGCATTTTAA
- the upp gene encoding uracil phosphoribosyltransferase yields the protein MTIQLRVFVPPHPLIKHWLAVARDRDTPSVLFRTAMTELGRWLTYEACRDWLPTLDVMISTPLAPCPATMVNPQKPIAVVPILRAGLALMDGAQTVLPTASIYHLGMVRDEETLEPRCYVNKLPEKFEPETRVLISEPMLATGGTIMATMTELTNRGVSPDLIRIISVVTAPPALQKLSLQYPALNIYAACIDEHLNEQGFIVPGLGDAGDRTFGTE from the coding sequence ATGACTATACAATTGCGTGTCTTCGTTCCACCTCATCCTTTAATTAAGCATTGGCTGGCAGTGGCTCGCGATCGCGACACCCCATCAGTCCTGTTTCGCACCGCCATGACCGAATTAGGCCGTTGGCTGACTTACGAAGCTTGTCGCGATTGGTTGCCCACTCTGGATGTGATGATTTCGACGCCCTTGGCGCCTTGTCCGGCGACAATGGTGAATCCCCAAAAGCCGATCGCGGTGGTGCCGATTCTGCGAGCGGGTTTAGCCCTGATGGACGGAGCGCAAACGGTACTGCCGACGGCATCGATTTATCATTTGGGCATGGTACGGGATGAGGAAACCTTAGAACCTCGGTGTTATGTGAATAAGTTGCCAGAAAAGTTTGAGCCGGAAACCAGAGTGTTGATTTCCGAACCGATGTTGGCGACGGGGGGCACGATTATGGCCACTATGACAGAGTTGACTAATCGTGGGGTGAGTCCGGATCTGATTCGGATTATTTCCGTGGTGACAGCCCCTCCCGCTTTGCAGAAATTGAGTCTACAATATCCCGCGTTAAATATCTATGCCGCTTGTATTGATGAACATCTCAATGAGCAGGGGTTTATTGTTCCGGGATTAGGGGATGCAGGCGATCGCACCTTTGGCACCGAATAA
- the crtH gene encoding carotenoid isomerase encodes MPSKFDVIVIGSGIGGLVTATQLAAKGAQVLVLESYVIPGGSSGYFERNGYHFDVGASMIFGFGKQGTTNLLTRALDAVNVSLETIPDPIQIDYHLPNDLRVQVHRDYEKFLQELGDKFPQERQGIRNFYDECWQVFNCLNVMELLSLEELGYLTRVFFQHPLACLGLVKYLPKNVGDIARKYIKDPTLLKFIDIECYCWSVVPADITPMINAGMVFSDRHYGGINYPKGGVGKIAEKLVEGLEKHGGKIQYKARVDRILMEKGRAIGVELSNGEIYYGKRIVSNATRWDTFDKLLPDTPLPKKEQTWRDRYQESPSFLSLHLGVEKSVIPPDTACHHILLENWQHMQDPEGTIFVSIPTLLDPDLAPEGYHIIHSFTPDWIAPWKGLSTTEYEGKKETAAGRIIERLETIFPGLDAGLDYMEIGTPRTHQKFLNRHNGTYGPIPQRKLLGLLPMPFNRTSIPGLYCVGDSTFPGQGLNAVAFSGFACAHRIAVDLGF; translated from the coding sequence ATGCCCTCAAAATTTGACGTTATCGTTATTGGCTCCGGGATCGGCGGACTTGTCACAGCCACCCAACTAGCTGCAAAAGGCGCACAAGTTCTTGTCTTAGAAAGCTACGTCATTCCCGGAGGCAGTTCTGGGTACTTTGAACGCAATGGCTACCACTTCGACGTAGGCGCCTCCATGATCTTTGGCTTTGGCAAACAAGGCACCACCAATTTGCTCACTCGTGCCTTAGATGCGGTCAATGTCAGCCTGGAAACCATCCCGGATCCGATCCAAATTGATTACCACCTGCCCAATGATTTGCGGGTGCAAGTCCACCGAGACTATGAGAAATTTTTGCAAGAACTGGGAGATAAATTTCCCCAAGAACGCCAAGGGATCCGTAACTTTTATGACGAATGCTGGCAAGTGTTCAACTGCCTCAACGTGATGGAATTGTTATCCCTGGAAGAACTAGGCTATCTGACCCGCGTCTTTTTTCAACACCCTCTAGCTTGTTTGGGTTTGGTGAAATACCTGCCAAAAAACGTGGGAGATATCGCCCGCAAATATATTAAAGACCCAACGCTGCTGAAATTTATTGATATTGAGTGCTACTGCTGGTCAGTAGTCCCCGCAGATATCACCCCCATGATTAATGCGGGAATGGTATTTTCTGACCGACATTATGGCGGGATTAACTATCCCAAAGGTGGGGTGGGGAAAATTGCCGAAAAACTGGTAGAAGGGTTAGAAAAACACGGGGGCAAAATTCAATATAAAGCCCGAGTCGATCGCATTCTCATGGAAAAAGGACGGGCAATCGGGGTGGAACTATCCAATGGAGAAATCTATTATGGCAAACGAATCGTTTCCAATGCGACTCGTTGGGATACTTTTGATAAGTTATTACCGGATACACCCCTGCCGAAAAAAGAACAAACTTGGCGCGATCGCTACCAAGAATCTCCCAGCTTCCTCAGCTTACATTTAGGGGTAGAAAAATCTGTCATCCCCCCAGACACCGCTTGCCATCATATTCTCCTAGAAAACTGGCAACATATGCAAGACCCAGAAGGCACAATTTTTGTCTCAATTCCCACCTTACTCGATCCAGACTTAGCCCCAGAAGGATATCACATCATCCATAGCTTTACCCCCGATTGGATCGCTCCCTGGAAAGGACTCTCTACCACCGAATATGAAGGCAAAAAAGAAACCGCTGCCGGACGAATCATCGAGCGATTAGAAACTATTTTTCCTGGATTAGATGCCGGACTTGATTATATGGAAATCGGCACTCCTCGCACCCACCAAAAATTTTTAAATCGGCACAATGGCACCTATGGGCCAATTCCCCAGCGGAAACTTTTAGGCTTATTACCCATGCCATTTAATCGCACATCTATTCCGGGATTATATTGCGTGGGGGATAGCACATTTCCCGGCCAAGGTTTAAATGCCGTCGCCTTTTCTGGCTTTGCCTGCGCTCATCGCATCGCCGTTGATTTAGGCTTCTAG